AAACGTCAAGAAACAACAAAAGCAGTAATGATTATGATGAAGGCAAATCCGCAGCTGCTAATTGTACTGGCGATATATTTTAATGGTTGTTCATATGCCCAAGAGCAGCAGAAAATGTCCTATGACATTAGAATTAATTATTCTGAAAAACGTAGAGTATATACAAGATCATCTTTTAAGGATAAGGAGGTAAGTAAAAAATTGGAGGACGATGTACACTTGTTTTTCGAAACAGGTTTTCTTAAAGATAGAATAACCTTAATTATCAACAATGAAGTAGTCATTAACAGGAATATTTCAGAAACTGTCTATTATGTAAACAGTAACTATGAGGTCCAGGCAGATGGAACCTCTGGTGAGATCAGGTTTGACTCGGAGAACAACAGAGTAATGATTAATGTTGCATCCAGTTATGGACTACATGGATTGGCGCATGAGTTGACCCACGGAATCCAATTCGAAAATGGCAGGTTGGACTTTTTAGCCTCAAGCGGTGGTCCTGGTTATTTATATGATGTTACTGATGAAGTACAGGCATTTAGGCGCCAATATGCTGTAAAACCCGGATCATTAGGGGATAGAGTTCGTTCATTTTCAGACATAACACCACAATTTGTGTCCCAGCTCAACAAGTTATATCAAGGTCTCCCTCAATTTAGCTTAACTACTAAGTCTACTCTAATGCAATTGGAGATAGGATACAAGTCAGCAGGAAAGAATGTAAACTTTTCCGGCCATCCTCAAAACTTTAATGTCAGATACAATCAAGTCAATTACTCCAGTACCATCTATAAGAAATGAAAAATGTAATTCATCTATTCGTTTTATTTATTCTCCTATCATGTGTAAGTTATAGGGCTGCCGACTTCAACAATAGAATATTCGTCAGTGAACCAACTCATATGATGGGTAAAACTGAGATACAGTTTTACAGTGACTCACTTTATATTTTGAAGGAGCGGGATGGACTTTTCTATAGTACAGGCACCTGGCGTCTTTTAGAGAATAAGATACTTATCAGCAGTTTCAAAAAGGAAACTCAGGATACCGAAATTCCTCAACCGCCAATGTTGTTAAATTTTATTGAAAAGGAGCTTTTGATTAAAAACAGGGAAAGACTCGTATATGACAATTCAGTCTTATTGAGGAAAAATTAATCAATCCCGATCAGGTAACCTTTTACCTTTGTTGGAGTTCGCACACCCTCGGCCTATGTGGTGTGTTCTTCACCAACAACACTGCGCCCGTTGAGGTTGAACAAAACGGGATTATTAAGTAACTTATGGGTGTAATGAAACCTTCTGCCGCCTGGAAACAAATTACCACCACAGGCCTGCAAAGCAGCCCCACGGTAAAACAACCGCCCCACGATTACCTGTTCAGGGAAGTAACCGTGCGCGAGCCGGGTTTTGCCTATGTGTTTGTAAGTCCCGCCAAAGGCGGGATAAGCTCCAGCGATTACTTTGCCTTTGGGCTGCAGCATACCACCGGGGAGCGGGCGGGGGTGTATGAGCAGCGGTACCTGTACAATGGCAAGGAGTTGCAGGATGAACTATCCCTTGCAACCTACGATTTCGGTTGGCGTCAATATGATCCCGCCATTGCGCGGTGGAATGTGATTGACCCGCTGGCCGACCGCAGGCACTGGATGACGCCTTTTAATTATGTTCAAAACAACCCGGTAAGCAGATTCGATCCGAATGGATTAACAGATTTTACACTCAATAAAAAGACAGGAGAAGTTAAAGAGGTAGTTTATAAGGATGAAAAGAAGCAAGCGAAAAATAAAGCGGCAACTACCGACAGGATTGTAAAAACGAATAACAGAACTGGAGAGATAAAAGAAAACAGAAAGGGAGAAGCCAAAACGGCTGTTGGGGGTATCGCTAAGGGAATTTTAGAAGATGGTCAGAATTTTAAAACGAAAGATAATGTGATTGATGTTGGCGGTAAAGACCAACCCACTGAAACCCAGGTTGAAGACTTTCTGGTAAAATTATCTGACCACATTAATACCGAAATAGCGGCAATTGGTCTGTCCAAAGCCGGAGATGAAAAGGTGAGTCATATGCTAATTGGCGGAACCCATGTTAGGGAAAAACCAAATACTTCAACTGAATCCAGAGTGGATATGAATAATCTCCAGAAAATAAGACCTGATTTAAGCGGTAATGTAACCCCTCGTACGCATGTTCATACTCATTTATCTATTTTCAACATAAAGTATCCA
The sequence above is drawn from the candidate division WOR-3 bacterium genome and encodes:
- a CDS encoding RHS repeat-associated core domain-containing protein, with product MKPSAAWKQITTTGLQSSPTVKQPPHDYLFREVTVREPGFAYVFVSPAKGGISSSDYFAFGLQHTTGERAGVYEQRYLYNGKELQDELSLATYDFGWRQYDPAIARWNVIDPLADRRHWMTPFNYVQNNPVSRFDPNGLTDFTLNKKTGEVKEVVYKDEKKQAKNKAATTDRIVKTNNRTGEIKENRKGEAKTAVGGIAKGILEDGQNFKTKDNVIDVGGKDQPTETQVEDFLVKLSDHINTEIAAIGLSKAGDEKVSHMLIGGTHVREKPNTSTESRVDMNNLQKIRPDLSGNVTPRTHVHTHLSIFNIKYPSPRDEKFKKGHGNIEFYILTNTGRVPY